The Corynebacterium felinum DNA segment TGGCACCTCCTTTCCCTTCGCGTCAGCAACACAACCTAGGTTCGTAGGTTCGTTACTTATGTAACCAACCATAGCACCGGCGTCGAAACGCTAACAACGCCTGCATATGAAAAATCCGCACATCACCGAAGACACACACCCATACAGCCACTCCCCTCGACCCCCACAGCGACCGCACAGGCCTCAACCCCACCTTTTACACCCCCAATCAACAGCCGGTTTATCGAACTGTATCGACTTCCACCCTGTAATAAGGCATTCTTGATAATGAACAAACATTAGTTATCACCATATGAAACGAAAGAAATATCAGGAGCCATGCTTGAACGCACACACATTTATGTTGACACCTCTTATCTCCTCGCGAGCTTTTACAACTCATGGGAGACAGGAGCACGCGCGCAATTAGAAATTGACCTTCCCGAAGTCGTTCGTGTTTTGGGGAGCATGGTGCAACAACATTTAGGGCAACCAGTCCACCGCCAATACTGGTACGACGGCATCCCCGATACCGGCCCACACCGCTACCAGCGCGCACTACGCACCTGCGACGGAGTACAACTTCGCGCAGGTCAACTCATCGAATGGGGGGAACGCCGCACCCAGAAAGCAGTCGATACCCGACTCGTCGCCGACATGGTGCTCTCAGCCGTTCGTCGCGACGTCACCGACATCGTTCTCGTCTCTGGGGACGCCGACATGATCCCCGGCGTACAAGAAGCCGTCAACCATGGAATCCGAGTACACCTCTACGGATTCGGCTGGGACTCCATGTCCTCTGCCTTAAGGCACGCCTGCGACTCCACCAATATCCTCGACCCGCGACTCGACTTCGAAGATTGCATGCAGATCGAAGTTCTCGAAGGACCCCTCCCTCCGCGGATTCCCACCGACGAGGACCTCGAAACCGTCGAAGACCTCGAAGCGCTGGAAGAACTGGAGAAACCAAAGTTCCCCGACTCCTCCGCTGTTGTTGTCCCCAAATCTTCCTTGGACAACGACGACTGCGACACCCCATGCGATACCCGCAAGGACGACGAGGGCGAAGCAATCGATTCATGCCCTGCTGCCGACGAACGCACCACGCAACCACAACCGAAAGCGACTGCACACAAACCGGCACGCACAGTCACACCTGCCGACCTGCCTCGCCTGAGCGAACAGCAGA contains these protein-coding regions:
- a CDS encoding NYN domain-containing protein, which gives rise to MLERTHIYVDTSYLLASFYNSWETGARAQLEIDLPEVVRVLGSMVQQHLGQPVHRQYWYDGIPDTGPHRYQRALRTCDGVQLRAGQLIEWGERRTQKAVDTRLVADMVLSAVRRDVTDIVLVSGDADMIPGVQEAVNHGIRVHLYGFGWDSMSSALRHACDSTNILDPRLDFEDCMQIEVLEGPLPPRIPTDEDLETVEDLEALEELEKPKFPDSSAVVVPKSSLDNDDCDTPCDTRKDDEGEAIDSCPAADERTTQPQPKATAHKPARTVTPADLPRLSEQQKAEPKPEPNNLHRVNSTDSTVVARTPMDMAKSASKESTQSDTQHKHCAEPKPTPTPKPTPVAAADTERECETVHSITVTSTTVEEITHVSVTECEETQPKRPAPNPSMMAPRRKLRSRYVPLPNEVWTSAGFLTPFDVGQQYAIWWYENAATSEQRDSAHLLSGGGLPPEIDRPLLQFACETLHEYTLTETQRVNLRDGFHSGIRGVLINNKFN